The following are from one region of the Acidobacteriota bacterium genome:
- a CDS encoding CRTAC1 family protein, with translation MSWNGYETNNLLRNEGLGQDGIPRFTDVAMALGADDGKDARGLAIADFDNDGDLDLAINQNPGDSGRVERAAPTLLRNDVGQRWGWISIDLVGRASNRSGYGAQVTLEAGDLIQTQVVAAGSSYASQHHRRLSFGLGDRPKVDRLTVRWPSGAVDTFENLPVRRRMKIVEGEGLEVRTVDGAAEPPGVTSAG, from the coding sequence ATGTCGTGGAACGGCTACGAGACCAACAACCTGTTGCGCAACGAAGGCTTGGGGCAGGACGGCATCCCGCGCTTCACGGACGTCGCCATGGCCCTGGGCGCCGACGACGGCAAGGACGCCCGCGGCCTCGCCATCGCCGACTTCGACAACGACGGCGATCTCGACCTCGCCATCAACCAGAACCCCGGCGACAGCGGCAGGGTCGAGCGCGCCGCTCCCACCCTGCTGCGCAACGACGTCGGCCAGCGCTGGGGTTGGATCTCCATCGACCTGGTAGGCCGAGCCAGCAACCGTTCCGGCTACGGCGCCCAGGTCACCCTCGAGGCCGGCGACCTCATCCAGACCCAGGTGGTCGCCGCCGGCTCGAGCTATGCCTCGCAGCACCACCGCCGCCTGTCCTTCGGCCTCGGCGACCGGCCCAAGGTCGATCGCCTGACGGTGCGTTGGCCGAGCGGCGCGGTCGATACCTTCGAGAACCTGCCGGTGCGTCGGCGAATGAAGATCGTCGAAGGAGAAGGCCTCGAAGTCCGCACCGTCGACGGCGCCGCGGAGCCCCCCGGCGTCACC